A window of Polypterus senegalus isolate Bchr_013 chromosome 14, ASM1683550v1, whole genome shotgun sequence contains these coding sequences:
- the LOC120514671 gene encoding histone H4, with the protein MSGRGKGGKGLGKGGAKRHRKVLRDNIQGITKPAIRRLARRGGVKRISGLIYEETRGVLKVFLENVIRDAVTYTEHAKRKTVTAMDVVYALKRQGRTLYGFGG; encoded by the coding sequence ATGTCTGGTCGTGGTAAAGGTGGAAAGGGACTTGGTAAGGGTGGCGCAAAGCGTCATCGTAAAGTTCTGCGAGACAACATTCAAGGTATTACAAAGCCTGCTATTCGTCGTTTGGCTCGTAGAGGTGGAGTGAAGCGAATTTCTGGCTTGATCTACGAAGAAACCCGTGGGGTGCTGAAAGTGTTCTTGGAGAACGTCATTCGGGATGCGGTTACCTATACAGAGCATGCCAAGAGAAAAACTGTGACCGCCATGGATGTGGTATACGCTTTGAAGAGGCAGGGTCGTACTTTGTATGGT